The Pseudarthrobacter sulfonivorans genome includes a window with the following:
- a CDS encoding DUF6282 family protein, translating to MTNSPLAAGRGPYDLQGAIDLHVHTAPCLFARLGDDIETARLCAGAGLRAIAIKSHHESTVSRARLSSQAVPGIDVVGGITLNWTVGGVNPYAVEAALLTGGRIVWGPSGHAAYHGEIMGGLGSWGRPGMAMPGSPDAGVQVTDETGQLTSAARNVLDLIGDHDAVFATSHLGPHEILAVLAYAKPRGIKVLVNHVFYLPRVDEEFLGKVVAAGGLIEIVSGVMLVPKLQKDLDYTYSRLVATIQRFGAESFILASDGGSVDLALWPYEQLRMFARLLLNAGLKEPELDLTLRTNPARLIGLPV from the coding sequence ATGACAAATTCGCCCCTCGCTGCGGGACGAGGACCATACGACCTCCAAGGGGCCATCGACCTGCACGTCCACACAGCGCCGTGCCTATTTGCCAGGCTCGGTGACGATATCGAGACCGCCCGACTCTGCGCCGGCGCCGGGCTACGCGCCATAGCCATCAAGAGTCATCACGAAAGCACTGTGTCCCGAGCCCGGCTTTCCAGTCAAGCGGTCCCAGGGATTGACGTAGTCGGCGGCATTACCCTCAACTGGACAGTTGGAGGGGTGAACCCATACGCGGTGGAGGCCGCATTGCTCACCGGTGGCCGGATAGTGTGGGGACCATCAGGGCACGCCGCTTACCACGGCGAGATCATGGGCGGTCTGGGTTCGTGGGGTCGGCCCGGCATGGCCATGCCGGGCAGCCCGGACGCCGGTGTGCAGGTGACCGATGAAACCGGCCAACTCACATCCGCAGCCAGGAACGTCCTTGATCTCATCGGGGACCACGACGCCGTGTTCGCTACGTCGCATCTGGGTCCTCACGAGATACTAGCCGTTCTTGCCTATGCAAAGCCGCGCGGAATCAAAGTGCTCGTCAACCACGTCTTTTACTTGCCGCGGGTCGACGAGGAGTTTCTGGGTAAGGTGGTTGCTGCCGGCGGGCTTATCGAAATTGTCAGCGGGGTGATGCTGGTGCCGAAGCTGCAAAAGGACCTTGACTACACATACTCACGTTTGGTGGCGACCATTCAGCGATTCGGCGCAGAAAGCTTCATCTTGGCATCGGACGGGGGCAGCGTGGACCTGGCTTTGTGGCCTTATGAGCAACTGCGGATGTTCGCACGGTTGCTGCTCAATGCGGGCCTCAAGGAACCCGAGCTAGACCTGACACTCCGGACCAATCCCGCCCGCCTCATTGGACTGCCCGTGTAA
- a CDS encoding MFS transporter, with product MANPNIVNDVSVPIIPKSGRKTIITGAALGSVIEYFDITMYTFLLVYFAPLFFPSTNATASTLAAVATLGVAYVVRPFGAVMWGWLGDKKGRRFVLTATVVLMGIATLGMGLLPTYETIGFAAPVLLVLLRLFQGLSAAGEGVSASTFVVESAPAHRRGTFGGIVPGSVIFGQALGALTAAGFAFSLTTEQMSEFGWRIPFLISAPLTLVVIYLRKRMEDSPEFLAIEKSHDVAPSPISEMLRFHWRPFLKLVTVTVAVNAPSFVAMAFVVGYLITTRHIPSADVYLILGIAMLCAALLALIAGSLADRYGRRPVAIFGIVGLIVTAVPILVIVRDSESLVLIAVAMIALLGFYAIPGSIVYVLMAEWFPTKVRMTGSAVGLNVGVAISGGLAPYITLQTTIWTGSDIAPAYWIVAASVAALAILLFSRETKNTLLAR from the coding sequence GTGGCAAATCCAAATATCGTGAACGATGTCTCGGTTCCGATTATCCCGAAGTCTGGCAGAAAGACAATTATTACCGGCGCTGCGCTCGGCAGTGTCATTGAATATTTCGACATCACCATGTATACATTTTTGCTCGTGTATTTCGCGCCCCTGTTCTTTCCCTCCACAAACGCCACCGCCTCAACGTTGGCAGCAGTCGCTACCTTGGGGGTCGCTTATGTTGTAAGACCGTTCGGTGCGGTGATGTGGGGATGGCTAGGTGACAAGAAGGGGCGGCGATTCGTTCTTACCGCAACCGTCGTTCTGATGGGGATTGCGACCCTCGGGATGGGCCTGCTCCCTACTTACGAGACCATTGGCTTCGCAGCACCTGTGCTGCTCGTGCTGCTGAGATTGTTCCAGGGGCTATCAGCGGCGGGTGAAGGAGTTAGTGCGTCTACTTTCGTCGTCGAGTCGGCACCGGCTCACCGGCGCGGGACCTTCGGCGGGATCGTGCCAGGGTCCGTCATATTCGGCCAAGCGCTTGGTGCGCTTACTGCTGCCGGGTTCGCTTTTTCTTTGACTACTGAGCAGATGTCCGAGTTTGGGTGGCGCATCCCCTTCCTGATTAGCGCCCCATTGACCCTTGTCGTGATCTACCTCCGCAAACGTATGGAGGATTCGCCTGAGTTCCTGGCAATCGAGAAATCCCACGATGTGGCGCCCTCCCCGATTTCGGAGATGCTTCGCTTTCACTGGCGGCCGTTCCTAAAGCTCGTCACTGTGACCGTCGCGGTCAATGCGCCCTCGTTTGTTGCTATGGCATTTGTAGTCGGGTACCTCATTACGACCCGGCATATTCCGAGCGCAGATGTCTACTTAATCTTGGGGATTGCAATGCTCTGCGCTGCATTGCTAGCACTCATAGCGGGAAGCCTCGCCGACCGGTACGGGCGGCGACCGGTGGCCATCTTTGGCATAGTTGGGCTCATTGTCACCGCCGTGCCCATCCTGGTGATCGTGCGGGATTCAGAATCGCTTGTCCTGATCGCTGTGGCTATGATCGCGCTGCTCGGTTTTTACGCCATACCGGGCAGCATCGTTTACGTGCTTATGGCGGAATGGTTCCCGACAAAGGTTCGTATGACTGGTTCGGCCGTTGGCCTCAATGTTGGTGTAGCGATTTCGGGCGGGTTGGCTCCCTACATCACATTGCAAACCACCATTTGGACCGGTAGTGACATCGCGCCGGCGTACTGGATTGTCGCGGCCAGCGTCGCCGCGCTTGCCATCCTCCTGTTCAGCCGCGAGACAAAGAACACACTCTTGGCCCGCTAG
- a CDS encoding aldehyde dehydrogenase family protein has translation MTITGVERTPVSFEDDWALVIDGQAVSAMSTFDVFNPATGQVIAKAPDASVEQLDEAVAAAARAFPAWAATPIEERAAVLAAIGDRIEEHSEQFMALLTREQGKPRAGAEWEIMGSAIWCREIAKQRLTPEVLVDDDNRRVTTRYTPLGVIGAIAPWNFPILLAIWKIAPAILAGNTIVVKPSPFTPLTTLKLAELVQDLLPAGVFNVVTGGDDLGKRMTSHPGIAKIAFTGSTETGRHVMASAAKSIKRVTLELGGNDPAIVLPDVDPATVAPQLFWAAFQNNAQFCNATKRLYIHEDVYDVVRDALVEYAKTVKVGNGAEPHTDLGPIQNAPQFEKVKEFFADCNDRGYAFALGGQIDESQPGWFIPVSFVDNPPEDSRIVQEEPFGPILPLLKWRDEEDVISRANDTQWGLGASVWGKDEQALERIAARIEAGTVWINEVHQYAPNQAFGGHKQSGLGCENSLHGLAEYTNWQTTTLNKTADV, from the coding sequence TGATTGGGCCCTGGTTATCGACGGGCAGGCTGTCAGCGCAATGTCAACCTTTGACGTGTTCAACCCCGCAACCGGCCAGGTCATCGCTAAAGCGCCGGACGCGTCCGTGGAACAGCTCGACGAGGCCGTGGCCGCGGCAGCGCGGGCGTTCCCTGCCTGGGCAGCTACGCCGATAGAGGAGCGTGCCGCTGTGCTTGCGGCGATCGGTGACCGTATCGAGGAACACTCCGAGCAGTTCATGGCTCTGCTCACCCGTGAGCAGGGCAAACCACGGGCTGGTGCGGAATGGGAGATCATGGGCTCTGCGATCTGGTGTCGGGAGATCGCGAAGCAGCGGCTCACCCCAGAGGTGCTCGTGGATGACGACAACCGGCGTGTCACCACCCGCTACACGCCCTTAGGAGTGATCGGGGCAATCGCGCCTTGGAACTTTCCTATCCTGCTGGCGATCTGGAAAATTGCGCCGGCAATCTTGGCGGGCAACACGATCGTCGTTAAGCCGAGCCCTTTTACGCCGTTGACCACCCTCAAACTTGCTGAGCTGGTGCAGGACCTTCTGCCCGCCGGTGTGTTCAACGTGGTCACCGGTGGAGACGACCTCGGAAAGCGGATGACCTCGCATCCGGGCATCGCCAAGATCGCCTTCACAGGCAGCACGGAGACCGGCCGCCACGTGATGGCCTCGGCGGCCAAATCGATCAAGCGCGTGACTTTGGAACTTGGGGGGAACGACCCTGCCATTGTCCTGCCTGACGTTGATCCGGCTACGGTAGCACCCCAGCTGTTCTGGGCGGCGTTCCAGAACAATGCCCAGTTCTGTAACGCAACCAAACGTCTTTACATTCACGAGGACGTCTACGACGTCGTCCGTGATGCCTTGGTTGAGTATGCGAAGACCGTCAAAGTGGGAAATGGTGCGGAACCGCACACGGACCTTGGCCCTATTCAAAACGCGCCGCAGTTCGAGAAGGTCAAAGAGTTCTTCGCCGACTGCAACGACCGCGGCTATGCCTTCGCCCTCGGCGGCCAGATCGACGAATCGCAGCCGGGTTGGTTTATTCCTGTTTCCTTTGTGGACAACCCGCCCGAAGATTCGAGAATCGTCCAAGAAGAACCTTTTGGACCGATTCTGCCCCTGCTGAAATGGCGCGACGAGGAAGACGTCATCTCCCGTGCGAACGATACGCAGTGGGGCCTGGGCGCCTCCGTCTGGGGCAAGGACGAGCAGGCGCTGGAGCGGATCGCGGCACGAATCGAGGCAGGTACGGTCTGGATCAATGAGGTGCATCAGTACGCACCCAATCAGGCATTCGGGGGCCACAAACAGTCGGGCCTCGGCTGTGAAAACTCCCTGCACGGGCTCGCCGAATACACCAACTGGCAAACGACCACCCTGAACAAAACAGCAGACGTATAA
- a CDS encoding zinc-binding dehydrogenase, whose protein sequence is MLLPEQCRAAVVVEFGAPMQILPVKIPFPLEQGAILTRNLVATVCATDVHLLANALPPGYMGELPLVLGHEVVGQVAEMNGIDTDAVGQDLRVGDRVVWTHGYCGRCRYCVVDHMPTLCANRRSSMAGQKDEFPFLGGGFAEYGYVFPTGGAIRVPEEIPDAVASAASCAMQTVVHAYERSGGVDEGTVVVVQGTGPLGLFSVARYVAAGAKVIVVGGPAQRLELARAWGAEKILDIDDMPSASERVAWVRDMTGGRGGDIVVEASGVPAAFAEGVEMVAEGGRYVVVGQGHNVEVKFNPSVLNVRNIMITGVRAAAPHHTWRAMEFLRRHRATFNWESMITSIQGLDQINEAFGRMDTWNEIKPAIKLLERA, encoded by the coding sequence ATGTTACTTCCGGAACAGTGCCGGGCGGCGGTGGTCGTCGAGTTCGGCGCGCCGATGCAAATCCTCCCAGTGAAGATCCCTTTTCCTCTGGAGCAGGGCGCCATCCTCACGCGAAACTTGGTTGCGACGGTCTGCGCTACCGACGTACATCTTCTGGCCAACGCGCTTCCGCCAGGTTATATGGGGGAGCTGCCGCTGGTCCTCGGCCATGAAGTCGTTGGGCAGGTCGCGGAGATGAACGGCATTGATACCGACGCCGTCGGTCAAGATCTCCGCGTAGGTGACCGAGTCGTCTGGACACACGGGTACTGTGGTCGCTGCCGTTATTGTGTTGTGGACCACATGCCTACTCTTTGCGCCAACCGGCGATCCTCAATGGCCGGGCAGAAGGACGAGTTTCCATTTCTCGGCGGTGGCTTCGCAGAATACGGGTACGTCTTTCCCACGGGCGGTGCAATTCGTGTCCCGGAGGAGATCCCTGACGCGGTAGCCTCTGCAGCATCTTGCGCGATGCAAACCGTAGTGCACGCCTACGAAAGATCCGGCGGGGTGGATGAGGGCACCGTTGTTGTCGTTCAGGGCACCGGTCCGCTCGGTCTATTCTCGGTAGCGCGGTACGTCGCCGCTGGTGCGAAGGTCATAGTCGTCGGTGGACCTGCCCAAAGGCTTGAGCTGGCGCGCGCGTGGGGAGCAGAGAAGATTCTCGACATTGACGACATGCCGAGTGCGTCCGAACGCGTCGCGTGGGTTAGGGATATGACAGGAGGGCGGGGCGGCGACATCGTTGTCGAAGCCTCGGGCGTTCCGGCAGCGTTTGCGGAGGGCGTGGAGATGGTTGCCGAGGGCGGCCGATACGTTGTCGTTGGCCAGGGTCACAACGTCGAGGTGAAGTTCAACCCGTCCGTGCTGAACGTCAGAAATATTATGATAACCGGCGTGCGGGCAGCAGCCCCGCACCACACGTGGCGGGCAATGGAGTTTCTCCGGCGCCATCGGGCGACTTTCAATTGGGAGAGCATGATCACCAGTATCCAGGGACTAGATCAAATCAACGAGGCTTTCGGACGAATGGACACCTGGAATGAGATCAAACCCGCCATCAAACTACTCGAGCGAGCCTGA